The Rhodothermaceae bacterium genome window below encodes:
- a CDS encoding alpha-E domain-containing protein, giving the protein MMLARAAGDFYWMGRYFERAEHTARLLDYHLAHLVDTPADVLARGWQLLYAALAQPPPISPTETGDAEAFLVPDAFALAAHLIEDTENPDAIIQSWTKARDNAKQLRPWLPVRVWTCLNDGFLWLRDCDFTEYWAQGPNRLPAGVVDRLRHLSGVVEARMSRDNAWRFLELGRFVERLQLQTALLRAWSNPSNKNSQVWAGLLEVCAAYEAYCRTCSMVIQPRQALAFLIANPEVSRSLSFATRSVQVLLSDIDPAGGRYPRRAPHRRALRLAGAIETNLHASAEIADTQEFLGDFAEECRTLHDLIIAEYIDYPLEQGLPS; this is encoded by the coding sequence GTGATGCTAGCTAGAGCTGCTGGGGATTTTTACTGGATGGGTCGATATTTCGAGCGTGCTGAGCATACTGCACGCCTGTTGGACTATCATCTTGCACACTTGGTCGATACGCCTGCTGATGTGCTGGCACGCGGTTGGCAACTCTTGTATGCAGCACTGGCACAACCTCCTCCCATATCTCCCACGGAAACTGGCGATGCAGAGGCCTTTTTGGTTCCCGATGCCTTTGCTCTTGCCGCTCACCTGATTGAGGACACCGAAAACCCAGATGCCATCATCCAGAGTTGGACCAAAGCACGCGATAATGCTAAACAGCTTCGCCCGTGGTTACCGGTTCGGGTTTGGACATGTCTCAATGATGGTTTTCTATGGCTTCGAGACTGCGACTTTACGGAGTATTGGGCCCAGGGGCCCAATAGGCTGCCTGCAGGGGTCGTTGACCGACTGAGGCATTTATCCGGCGTCGTCGAAGCCAGGATGTCTAGGGACAATGCGTGGAGATTCCTCGAGCTAGGCCGTTTTGTCGAACGGCTGCAGCTCCAGACAGCCCTGTTGCGAGCATGGTCCAATCCCTCAAATAAAAACTCTCAAGTGTGGGCAGGACTGTTGGAGGTGTGCGCTGCCTACGAGGCATACTGCCGAACGTGTTCAATGGTAATTCAACCTAGACAGGCACTGGCATTTTTGATAGCCAATCCTGAGGTTTCGCGTTCCCTGAGTTTCGCAACGCGGTCCGTTCAAGTTTTGCTATCAGATATAGATCCGGCAGGTGGACGGTATCCGCGAAGAGCGCCGCACCGCCGCGCACTGCGTTTGGCCGGCGCAATTGAGACAAACCTGCACGCATCCGCGGAAATTGCAGATACACAGGAATTCCTGGGGGACTTTGCTGAAGAGTGCCGCACACTTCATGATCTCATCATTGCAGAATATATAGATTATCCCTTGGAGCAGGGATTACCGTCATGA
- a CDS encoding transglutaminase family protein → MTSRYSIRHELEFTYESAVTGSVITLFLAPARNLRQLVHSFSLSSDPGGSIFTFTGPYGNRGHFFDRPSPHHELHIRALSEVGVVPESPLPESLGILSWAALEAAIQAPEQWIMLQPSHFARPSSATLKRFMKEFGIEKANTPLSSIQELKAALRAAFVYEPGNTTAQSPIDHILESGRGVCQDYAHVMISILRSWGIPSRYVSGYLGPDGNVGGRSESHAWVECWLPDAGWFGVDPVNDGDCDERHIQVAVGRDYNDFPPVRGVFSGMLDSKLVTHVEIVRQGPN, encoded by the coding sequence ATGACTTCCCGCTACTCAATACGTCACGAGTTAGAATTCACGTACGAAAGTGCAGTGACTGGTTCGGTGATTACGCTTTTTCTGGCACCTGCTCGTAATCTTCGCCAGTTGGTCCACAGCTTTTCACTTAGTAGCGATCCGGGGGGATCTATCTTTACTTTTACCGGCCCTTATGGTAACCGGGGGCATTTTTTTGATCGCCCCAGCCCACATCACGAACTTCATATCCGTGCGCTTTCTGAGGTTGGTGTGGTTCCCGAATCTCCGCTGCCTGAATCTCTCGGCATCTTAAGCTGGGCCGCGCTCGAAGCTGCTATACAGGCTCCAGAACAGTGGATAATGCTCCAGCCCAGCCACTTCGCACGGCCCTCATCCGCCACGCTGAAGCGATTCATGAAGGAATTCGGGATAGAGAAAGCCAACACCCCCTTGAGCAGCATCCAGGAACTTAAAGCGGCACTGCGTGCGGCCTTTGTCTACGAGCCCGGGAATACCACAGCGCAGTCGCCGATAGATCATATACTTGAAAGTGGTCGGGGTGTCTGCCAAGACTATGCTCACGTGATGATTTCAATATTGCGGAGTTGGGGCATTCCCTCTCGTTACGTGTCAGGATATCTTGGGCCGGACGGTAATGTTGGCGGGCGCAGTGAGAGTCACGCATGGGTTGAATGCTGGTTGCCGGACGCAGGATGGTTTGGTGTGGATCCCGTCAACGATGGAGACTGCGATGAGCGGCACATCCAGGTCGCAGTCGGGAGGGATTATAATGATTTTCCTCCAGTACGCGGCGTATTTAGCGGTATGTTGGATTCTAAGCTTGTCACTCACGTAGAGATAGTTCGCCAGGGACCAAATTGA
- the lpdA gene encoding dihydrolipoyl dehydrogenase, with the protein MSNTFDVIVVGTGPGGYETAIRATQLGFKTAVVEKNKLGGVCLNVGCIPTKALLKSAELVSYANNLSSYGLELEGTVRADFPKVIERSRTVAKKMNSGVQYLMKKNNIEVIFGHAKLTGSGALSVSPSVDMDGKKVGRARKLKAKHIILATGARAREIPPLPIDGEKIIDYKGAMLQETRPARLLIAGAGAIGVEFAYFYHHMGTEVHLVELQNRIVPIEDEDVSKQLARSFKKAGIKVSTGATVERVEDGKTLKVHLKTSRKKEVIEVDQVLSSVGITGNIEDLGLEDVGVETDGGFIKTDALSRTKIKGVYAIGDVAGPPWLAHKASHEGILCVENIAGKEVHALDKENIPGCTYCQPQIASVGYTEHAAREKGLDIKIGKFPFSASGKASAAGHTDGFVKVIYDAKYGELLGCHVIGHDATELIAEVVTARTLETTYHEILDAVHPHPTLSEAIMEATRDALGQSINI; encoded by the coding sequence ATGTCAAATACCTTCGATGTCATTGTAGTCGGGACAGGACCCGGCGGATATGAAACTGCAATCCGGGCCACACAACTTGGCTTCAAGACTGCGGTGGTTGAAAAAAATAAGTTGGGTGGGGTCTGCCTGAATGTAGGCTGTATTCCCACCAAGGCACTTCTGAAAAGTGCAGAGCTTGTGTCTTATGCCAATAATTTGAGTTCTTATGGCTTGGAACTGGAAGGAACAGTTCGTGCTGATTTCCCAAAGGTGATCGAACGCAGTCGAACGGTTGCCAAGAAAATGAACTCTGGTGTACAGTACCTCATGAAAAAGAATAATATCGAGGTGATATTTGGACATGCGAAGTTGACTGGAAGCGGTGCATTGAGTGTCAGTCCATCTGTGGATATGGATGGTAAAAAAGTGGGGCGTGCGCGTAAGCTCAAGGCAAAGCACATTATCCTAGCAACAGGGGCACGAGCCAGGGAGATTCCCCCTCTTCCGATTGACGGAGAAAAAATTATTGACTATAAGGGAGCGATGCTCCAAGAAACACGGCCCGCCCGATTGCTGATTGCTGGCGCAGGTGCGATCGGAGTGGAGTTCGCATATTTTTATCATCACATGGGCACAGAAGTGCATCTGGTTGAGCTTCAAAATCGCATTGTGCCGATTGAAGACGAGGATGTATCCAAACAGTTAGCCCGGTCATTCAAAAAAGCTGGAATCAAGGTCAGTACTGGTGCAACAGTTGAACGTGTAGAAGACGGTAAGACCCTCAAAGTGCATCTGAAAACCTCCCGGAAAAAAGAGGTCATTGAGGTTGATCAGGTCCTTAGTTCGGTTGGAATTACAGGAAATATTGAAGACTTGGGGCTGGAGGATGTTGGGGTCGAAACTGATGGTGGATTTATTAAAACGGACGCATTATCCCGCACCAAAATTAAAGGCGTCTATGCAATCGGGGATGTGGCCGGTCCGCCGTGGCTTGCCCACAAGGCGAGTCATGAAGGTATCCTCTGCGTTGAAAACATCGCCGGAAAAGAAGTCCATGCGCTGGACAAGGAAAATATTCCAGGATGTACCTATTGCCAACCCCAGATTGCCTCCGTGGGGTATACTGAGCATGCTGCCCGTGAAAAAGGGTTGGATATCAAGATTGGCAAATTCCCCTTTTCTGCATCTGGGAAAGCTTCTGCGGCTGGACACACTGATGGTTTCGTAAAGGTGATCTATGACGCGAAGTACGGTGAGCTTCTTGGCTGCCATGTGATCGGCCATGATGCTACGGAACTCATCGCGGAGGTCGTCACTGCGCGTACGCTTGAGACCACGTATCATGAAATTCTGGACGCGGTTCATCCGCACCCAACCCTGTCCGAGGCTATCATGGAAGCAACGCGTGACGCACTGGGGCAGTCCATCAATATTTAG
- a CDS encoding DUF4292 domain-containing protein, with protein sequence MRVTVILIVLIIAGCASSRPALDRIDPATIYEVESVLDSVWAHSLPTSLQARGDLSMKTPLYSGTVTAEISHRRADSLLMVFRVRGLNIEGGRLLVTQDSLFFYDRFAQTLGIAGSGHPALPALFSVQNAIEQMLGYVRPIRGTPLQLKSTQDGLVLTDSLMHRTYTVDPEHWRTVQMVQHDASGTLMEALYFNDFFAVGEEFFPRQIIYRNPAISTNAILYYRSLLIDEPIASMSLDLPNDVNRVPLPEE encoded by the coding sequence ATGAGAGTCACTGTCATACTGATTGTATTAATCATTGCCGGATGTGCCAGCTCCCGCCCTGCCCTTGATCGGATTGATCCAGCTACGATCTATGAGGTCGAATCCGTGTTGGATAGCGTTTGGGCTCATTCGCTCCCCACCTCCCTGCAAGCAAGGGGGGATCTGTCGATGAAGACCCCGCTCTACTCGGGTACAGTGACCGCTGAGATCTCACATCGCAGGGCCGATTCACTGCTTATGGTCTTCCGTGTCCGAGGTCTTAACATAGAGGGCGGCCGTTTATTGGTTACGCAAGACAGCTTGTTCTTCTATGATCGATTTGCGCAAACATTAGGTATAGCAGGCAGTGGTCATCCAGCATTGCCAGCTTTATTTTCTGTTCAGAATGCAATTGAGCAGATGCTTGGCTACGTTCGCCCAATCCGAGGAACTCCCCTTCAACTGAAGTCAACCCAAGATGGATTAGTCCTTACGGATTCACTTATGCACAGAACCTATACGGTTGATCCTGAGCACTGGCGCACGGTCCAGATGGTGCAACATGACGCGTCTGGGACACTTATGGAAGCCCTCTACTTTAACGATTTTTTTGCGGTTGGCGAAGAGTTCTTTCCACGCCAGATCATCTACCGGAACCCGGCGATAAGTACAAATGCAATTCTGTACTACCGATCTCTCTTGATCGATGAACCCATTGCCTCCATGTCTCTTGACCTGCCCAATGATGTAAATCGCGTTCCATTACCTGAAGAATAA
- a CDS encoding ATP-NAD kinase: MPKMIYGIAGNTAKDELWPLIQRLIAWMETEEIDYQLHTPIAEGLLERSLISAECAEKVSSDALAHTSSIILSIGGDGTLLHTAFEVGGTGVPILGINIGHLGFLADVEASRIQHALHLLNTDQYQIEQRSALSLTGPHTGWALNDIVVTRQPAGGLAAIDMLVDGTKLNRYWGDGLIIATPTGSTAYSLAVGGPIVMPGSNVILVSPVAPHSLTVRPIVLPAESTLTLQLASSSSDCTIALDGRTHLITQKQEPYTIRRADHSIKLIRLEDTHYFGTLRSKLSWGMGPQMIP, from the coding sequence ATGCCGAAGATGATCTACGGGATTGCCGGGAATACAGCAAAGGATGAGTTGTGGCCGCTCATCCAGCGATTGATCGCCTGGATGGAGACGGAAGAGATCGACTATCAGCTACACACCCCTATTGCTGAGGGTCTTCTGGAGCGTTCTCTCATATCTGCCGAGTGTGCAGAAAAAGTATCTTCGGATGCTCTCGCCCACACGAGCAGTATTATCCTTTCCATCGGGGGAGATGGAACCCTTCTGCACACAGCCTTCGAAGTTGGTGGAACTGGCGTTCCAATTCTGGGAATCAACATTGGACATCTCGGGTTTTTGGCCGATGTTGAAGCCAGCCGGATCCAGCACGCACTGCACTTACTGAATACTGACCAATACCAGATTGAACAACGAAGTGCCCTGAGCCTGACTGGACCGCATACCGGCTGGGCCCTCAATGACATCGTCGTCACCCGGCAACCTGCAGGTGGCCTTGCGGCGATAGATATGCTGGTTGACGGGACCAAACTAAACCGTTACTGGGGAGATGGGCTGATTATTGCGACCCCGACTGGGTCAACCGCCTATTCGCTGGCCGTTGGGGGGCCTATCGTCATGCCCGGGAGCAATGTGATCCTCGTGAGTCCTGTCGCCCCGCACAGTCTGACTGTTCGTCCGATTGTATTACCTGCAGAATCAACCCTGACCCTGCAGTTGGCATCAAGCTCATCAGATTGTACGATTGCTCTGGATGGGCGAACGCACCTCATTACTCAAAAGCAGGAACCCTACACGATACGCCGGGCCGATCACTCCATCAAGCTGATCCGGCTTGAGGATACGCATTATTTCGGCACCCTTCGGTCCAAACTTTCCTGGGGAATGGGGCCTCAAATGATTCCATGA
- a CDS encoding NAD(P)/FAD-dependent oxidoreductase, which produces MARRIVIIGNGITGVTAARFIRKLSDDSITVVSSETDHFYARTALMYIYMGHMRYQETKPYEDHFWSKNRINLVRGYASRIDPEQKVVRIADGNDIAYDALLLATGSQSNKFGWPGQDLMGVQGLYGMQDLALMEQNTQNISHGVVVGGGLIGIEMAEMLHARHIPVTFLVREKSYMDYLLPKEESALINREIYEHGIDLRLDTELKSILGSKSVEAVETSNHECIECQFVGLTAGVHPNMDLAKASGIETNKGIVVNEFFETNVPDIYAAGDCAEFNADGIGSRRIEQLWYTGRAHGKVVARTLCGHRTPYRRGIFFNSAKFFTIEYQTYGDVPAQPESHIRSQLFQGEKKLLRINSDRHTGKVLGFNAMGLRLRQDQCEGWIRSGTSVKEVLASIGKARFDAEFYSNAVYRQAAAV; this is translated from the coding sequence ATGGCTCGGCGTATCGTCATTATTGGAAACGGGATCACAGGCGTTACCGCTGCACGGTTTATACGCAAGTTAAGTGATGACAGCATCACAGTGGTGTCCAGTGAAACCGATCACTTTTACGCACGAACTGCTCTGATGTACATTTACATGGGGCATATGCGTTATCAGGAGACCAAGCCCTATGAAGATCATTTCTGGTCCAAGAATAGAATAAACCTTGTTCGGGGGTATGCATCCCGGATTGATCCCGAACAGAAAGTGGTCCGGATTGCGGATGGGAACGATATTGCTTATGATGCACTTCTTCTGGCAACGGGGTCACAGTCAAACAAATTCGGTTGGCCCGGACAGGATTTAATGGGGGTACAGGGGCTGTACGGAATGCAGGACTTGGCATTGATGGAACAGAATACTCAGAACATCTCCCATGGGGTGGTAGTGGGAGGAGGCCTGATTGGCATAGAGATGGCAGAGATGCTTCATGCCCGGCACATCCCCGTAACGTTTCTTGTTCGGGAAAAAAGTTATATGGACTATTTGCTGCCCAAAGAAGAGTCAGCACTGATCAATCGTGAGATTTATGAGCACGGGATTGATCTAAGACTGGATACAGAGTTGAAGTCCATTCTTGGATCCAAATCCGTTGAAGCGGTTGAGACCAGCAACCATGAGTGTATTGAATGTCAATTTGTCGGTCTCACGGCGGGTGTCCATCCCAATATGGATCTTGCAAAAGCTTCGGGGATCGAGACAAACAAAGGCATTGTGGTCAATGAGTTTTTTGAAACCAATGTGCCGGACATCTATGCCGCCGGGGACTGTGCGGAATTCAATGCGGATGGTATCGGGAGTAGGCGGATTGAGCAACTATGGTATACCGGCCGAGCTCATGGGAAAGTAGTCGCCCGGACACTCTGTGGGCATCGGACCCCGTACCGGCGGGGAATATTCTTTAATTCGGCAAAATTTTTCACCATCGAATATCAGACCTACGGAGACGTACCTGCCCAACCGGAGTCACATATTCGGTCACAGTTATTTCAAGGGGAGAAAAAACTTCTACGGATCAACAGTGATCGCCATACTGGCAAGGTGCTGGGGTTCAATGCGATGGGGCTTCGCCTGCGACAGGATCAATGCGAAGGATGGATTCGAAGTGGCACTTCTGTAAAGGAGGTCCTCGCATCCATTGGGAAAGCTCGGTTTGATGCCGAATTTTATTCAAACGCGGTTTACCGTCAGGCCGCAGCGGTATAG
- a CDS encoding 4Fe-4S binding protein, translated as MEYQASLQLTSSGSTYSTRQKIGLALIGVGLLALLVTFLGEGALNPTVTFAFSLVGLLFGSGILFAELLRQPAGVNNNSVWFSGVTARGMAGWILGIVFTGFYIILYWAPSNLEQLVRATDGLSVAIRGGPADQWFLYGLFYTLAVLVMGARMLIKYRDNRYQILRTISVMFFQLGLAFLIPNLMVLLNEPEFYFSYFWPLKYDYLWPSTFSSLTQGPGLGIFLLFWTAVMTVIATPVLTYFYGKRWYCSWVCGCGGLAETAGDPFRHLSDKSTKAWKIERWMVHSVLVFVVVTTLMLWGNQWMGGSLLGGMSQEFSRWYGFFIGLIFAGVIGVGFYPIMGSRVWCRFGCPMAAVLGILQKYFSRFRITTNGGQCISCGNCSTYCEMGIDVRWYAQRGQNIVRASCVGCGMCATVCPRGVLRLENGPMEARYNGPVLIHHDDMSVQLDDTWRKSRPLMPSFQEDLPILTDDDL; from the coding sequence ATGGAATATCAGGCAAGTTTACAGCTTACATCGTCAGGATCGACCTACTCTACACGTCAAAAAATTGGCTTAGCCCTCATTGGAGTTGGTCTCTTGGCACTTCTGGTTACTTTTTTGGGGGAAGGGGCGCTGAATCCTACGGTTACGTTTGCATTTTCACTTGTGGGGCTGCTGTTTGGCAGTGGGATTCTTTTTGCAGAGTTGCTTCGACAGCCAGCAGGGGTCAACAATAATAGCGTATGGTTTTCCGGGGTGACTGCACGTGGGATGGCAGGATGGATACTGGGGATCGTATTTACCGGTTTCTATATCATCCTTTACTGGGCTCCCTCAAACCTTGAACAGCTCGTGCGGGCCACCGATGGCCTGAGTGTGGCGATACGTGGGGGCCCTGCGGACCAATGGTTTTTGTATGGACTTTTTTATACCCTCGCCGTGCTCGTGATGGGAGCCCGGATGCTCATCAAGTACCGGGATAATCGCTACCAGATTCTGCGCACAATTTCGGTGATGTTTTTCCAGTTGGGGCTGGCGTTTTTGATCCCCAACCTTATGGTACTCTTGAATGAGCCAGAGTTTTATTTCAGTTATTTCTGGCCCCTCAAGTACGATTACCTGTGGCCGAGTACGTTTAGCTCCTTGACACAAGGGCCTGGTCTGGGGATTTTTCTGTTATTCTGGACCGCTGTAATGACCGTGATTGCCACGCCGGTCTTAACCTATTTCTATGGGAAGCGCTGGTATTGCTCATGGGTCTGTGGTTGTGGTGGTCTCGCAGAGACGGCAGGGGACCCGTTCCGGCATCTTTCTGACAAGTCAACCAAGGCATGGAAAATAGAGCGCTGGATGGTACACAGCGTTCTCGTTTTCGTGGTAGTGACGACCCTGATGCTCTGGGGCAATCAGTGGATGGGCGGCAGCCTGCTGGGTGGGATGTCACAAGAGTTTTCAAGATGGTATGGATTCTTTATCGGGTTGATTTTTGCCGGAGTGATCGGCGTTGGTTTCTATCCAATCATGGGATCCCGTGTGTGGTGTCGATTTGGATGCCCAATGGCGGCTGTGCTTGGTATTTTGCAAAAGTATTTCTCCAGATTCAGGATCACGACCAACGGCGGGCAATGTATTTCGTGTGGGAACTGCTCAACCTACTGCGAAATGGGGATTGATGTAAGGTGGTATGCGCAAAGAGGCCAGAATATTGTGCGTGCCTCCTGTGTGGGATGCGGGATGTGTGCGACGGTGTGTCCCCGAGGTGTGCTCCGTTTGGAGAATGGGCCGATGGAAGCCAGGTATAATGGTCCGGTGTTAATTCACCATGATGACATGTCTGTACAGCTAGATGATACGTGGAGGAAATCCCGCCCTCTCATGCCGTCGTTCCAGGAGGATCTACCCATCCTGACGGATGATGATCTTTGA
- a CDS encoding MBL fold metallo-hydrolase — protein sequence MSSELPTWLVDVQFRGRPRLIACAVLETNQGLTLIDPGPSSTLHMLEQALKSHGGLKAVQNVVLTHIHLDHAGCSGRLAAVLPKLNIYVHPVGVRHLINPERLIQSARRIYGERMDPLWGEILPIPASQVHTVEDGAVLDIGGRKLRSCYTPGHASHNIAWLEDEAAVAFTGDAVGMRIEGADYIIPVAPPPDIDLVLWEESLTRLEEEAPKKLFLTHFGVVHDVKKHLSEMRRRLRAWAGAVQNSLKDDSESDAVRAKAFHASEMKQMHTLVDESFREPYNYMGQPCESWYGFARYWRKKEGK from the coding sequence CTGAGCAGCGAACTTCCTACATGGCTGGTGGATGTGCAATTTCGTGGGCGACCACGTCTGATTGCCTGTGCAGTGCTTGAAACGAACCAGGGATTGACGTTGATTGACCCAGGGCCTTCAAGCACGCTGCATATGCTGGAACAGGCATTGAAATCTCATGGTGGATTGAAGGCAGTTCAGAACGTGGTTCTAACACATATTCATTTGGATCACGCCGGCTGCTCAGGCCGATTGGCAGCAGTTCTGCCGAAGCTGAACATTTATGTGCATCCAGTCGGAGTACGTCATCTGATTAACCCTGAACGGCTGATTCAGAGTGCTCGGCGGATTTACGGAGAGCGAATGGATCCGTTATGGGGAGAGATCCTGCCAATTCCTGCAAGCCAGGTTCATACGGTAGAAGATGGAGCTGTCCTGGATATAGGTGGTCGCAAATTAAGGTCCTGCTATACGCCCGGACATGCCTCTCATAATATTGCGTGGCTAGAGGATGAAGCGGCAGTGGCATTCACCGGTGATGCTGTAGGGATGAGGATTGAAGGTGCAGACTATATTATTCCTGTCGCGCCACCACCGGATATCGATCTGGTTCTCTGGGAGGAGTCGCTTACAAGACTGGAGGAGGAGGCCCCCAAGAAGCTGTTTCTGACCCATTTTGGCGTTGTACACGATGTAAAGAAACATCTATCTGAAATGCGTAGACGACTGCGTGCATGGGCGGGTGCAGTTCAGAACTCCCTGAAGGATGATTCCGAATCCGATGCCGTGCGGGCAAAAGCCTTTCATGCCTCAGAAATGAAGCAGATGCACACCCTGGTGGACGAATCATTTCGAGAGCCATACAACTATATGGGGCAGCCGTGTGAGAGCTGGTACGGCTTTGCGCGCTATTGGCGCAAAAAGGAAGGGAAATAG
- a CDS encoding hotdog fold thioesterase, whose translation MAKIWKSDITVERLNSRGKGTMVEHLDIRFTEIGPDYLRASMPVDHRTNQPIGLLHGGASVVLAETLGSVAGVLCVDVRKQFVVGLEVNANHLRPVRSGRVTGTARPLHLGRKTQVWQIDIVDEQDWQVTASRLTVAVLEWGANTPGLEERIAWLTQ comes from the coding sequence ATGGCGAAAATCTGGAAAAGTGATATAACCGTGGAACGACTGAACAGTCGAGGAAAAGGGACGATGGTGGAGCACCTTGACATCAGGTTCACGGAGATCGGTCCTGATTACCTGCGCGCATCCATGCCGGTAGACCATCGCACGAATCAACCCATCGGACTGTTGCATGGGGGAGCTTCGGTCGTACTGGCGGAAACCTTGGGGAGCGTTGCAGGGGTCCTGTGTGTGGACGTCAGGAAACAGTTTGTGGTGGGGCTTGAGGTCAATGCAAATCACTTAAGGCCAGTCCGAAGTGGCCGTGTAACAGGCACAGCACGTCCGCTGCATCTTGGACGAAAAACTCAGGTCTGGCAAATCGATATCGTAGACGAACAGGACTGGCAGGTTACAGCCAGTCGCTTAACCGTAGCGGTTCTCGAGTGGGGAGCAAATACCCCGGGGCTTGAAGAGCGAATTGCATGGCTTACGCAGTAA
- the queE gene encoding 7-carboxy-7-deazaguanine synthase, which translates to MAYAVKEIYYTLQGEGHMTGRPAVFLRFTGCNLWSGHEKDRSSATCQFCDTDFVGTDGIGGGRFATPAALTNAVCAAWPGTASTRAKPYVVCTGGEPLLQMDRTLIRALQERGFEVAVETNGTLLPPDGLDWICVSPKAGAPLVLKSGNELKLVFPQPDAMPAEFEMLDFEYFFLQPMDGPNLAENTQKALSYCLEHPQWRLSVQTHKVLDIP; encoded by the coding sequence ATGGCTTACGCAGTAAAAGAGATTTACTATACACTTCAGGGAGAGGGCCATATGACAGGGCGCCCTGCAGTCTTCCTGCGGTTTACCGGCTGTAACCTCTGGAGTGGGCATGAAAAAGATCGTTCCAGTGCAACCTGCCAGTTCTGTGACACAGACTTTGTCGGTACGGATGGAATTGGAGGCGGGCGCTTTGCAACACCGGCAGCACTTACGAATGCAGTTTGCGCAGCTTGGCCTGGTACAGCATCCACCCGTGCCAAACCCTATGTGGTCTGTACGGGGGGAGAGCCTCTTTTACAGATGGATCGCACCTTGATTCGGGCCCTTCAGGAACGTGGTTTTGAGGTTGCTGTGGAAACCAACGGTACACTGCTTCCACCTGATGGATTGGACTGGATTTGCGTAAGCCCCAAAGCAGGCGCCCCCTTAGTGCTGAAGAGCGGCAATGAACTCAAACTCGTGTTCCCGCAACCGGATGCAATGCCAGCGGAGTTTGAAATGCTGGATTTTGAGTATTTCTTTTTACAACCAATGGACGGTCCCAATCTTGCTGAGAATACCCAGAAAGCCCTGAGCTACTGCCTTGAACATCCGCAGTGGAGGCTCAGTGTTCAGACACATAAAGTCTTGGATATTCCCTGA
- a CDS encoding aminotransferase IV codes for MHISLPDERNNTIMVWVKDRLVPRSEAKVSVFDSVVQGGDAVWEGLRVYDGRVFELDAHMARLMQSAHAMGFVDLPTHEFVRDALFATLKANGMRDDTHVRLTLTRGEKTTSGMDPRLNVHGPTLIVLAEWKKPVYAESGIRLITSSIRRNTPQCLDSKIHHNNLINNILAKIQANLAGVDDAVMLDIHGYLSETNATNIFLVKNRRLLTPWPDSCLPGITRAKILGMSRDLNIPCREMNLSITDMYTANEMFTTGTMGELTPVLEVDGRIIGTGKPGPLTLQLRDAYWEKTRSEGTPLPF; via the coding sequence ATGCACATCTCTCTACCCGACGAGCGTAACAACACCATCATGGTATGGGTCAAGGATCGCCTGGTGCCCCGATCTGAGGCAAAGGTTTCTGTATTTGACAGCGTTGTCCAGGGCGGGGATGCGGTTTGGGAGGGCCTGCGCGTCTACGATGGACGTGTCTTTGAGTTGGATGCACACATGGCTCGGCTCATGCAATCTGCACATGCCATGGGATTTGTAGACCTCCCTACACATGAATTTGTCCGTGATGCCCTCTTTGCCACCCTAAAAGCCAATGGGATGCGTGACGATACCCACGTAAGACTGACCTTGACCCGAGGAGAAAAAACCACTTCCGGGATGGATCCCCGCCTCAATGTACACGGCCCCACGCTCATTGTGCTGGCAGAGTGGAAAAAACCGGTTTATGCAGAAAGCGGCATTCGCTTGATCACCTCTTCCATCCGCCGCAATACTCCACAGTGTTTGGACTCCAAAATTCACCACAATAACCTCATCAACAATATCCTCGCGAAAATCCAGGCGAACTTAGCCGGGGTGGATGATGCAGTCATGCTGGACATCCACGGATACCTCTCTGAAACCAATGCAACAAACATCTTTCTCGTGAAAAACAGACGACTCCTGACCCCCTGGCCAGACAGCTGTCTACCCGGAATTACACGTGCAAAAATTCTCGGAATGTCCCGGGACCTGAATATTCCCTGTCGTGAGATGAATCTTTCCATCACCGACATGTATACGGCAAACGAGATGTTCACCACTGGCACAATGGGGGAGTTGACCCCTGTCCTCGAAGTGGATGGACGAATCATTGGCACTGGCAAGCCAGGCCCTCTCACCTTGCAACTGCGTGACGCCTACTGGGAAAAGACTAGGTCCGAAGGAACCCCCTTGCCATTCTAA